In the Pseudanabaena sp. PCC 7367 genome, one interval contains:
- a CDS encoding ParA family protein, with protein sequence MAKVIAFTNNKGGTGKSTLCANSAKITAMTGARVLVIDMTSQTTSSSLFLGEIEAIEEADTILSILKKRPDKHIEELVYESPKGIDVIASHVSMAEAVTQLSAMQMGKEGALKREIDRIVNDYDYIFIDSPGDLNELTANALVPADKVLIPTRLNRTDFQCTETTIRFIKEAEAFIGARQTKVIINMLDDRYLPSGIWSASHTGKLYGLAQKTFSDVLSPVTIPDSADIRTAFDRGLTLVEYKPDGEAAKRIKELVKCEVISE encoded by the coding sequence ATGGCTAAGGTAATAGCATTCACCAATAACAAAGGCGGCACCGGCAAGTCCACGCTATGTGCCAATTCTGCCAAAATCACAGCAATGACAGGAGCGCGGGTTTTAGTGATCGATATGACCTCGCAAACCACCAGTAGTAGCTTGTTTTTAGGCGAAATAGAAGCGATCGAAGAAGCCGATACAATTCTGTCGATCCTCAAGAAACGTCCCGATAAACACATCGAAGAATTAGTATATGAAAGCCCCAAAGGGATTGATGTGATTGCTTCCCACGTATCAATGGCAGAGGCAGTTACCCAGCTTTCCGCAATGCAAATGGGCAAGGAAGGCGCACTCAAGCGCGAGATCGATCGCATCGTTAATGACTATGACTATATCTTTATTGATAGCCCCGGCGATCTCAATGAGCTAACCGCCAATGCCCTGGTGCCAGCGGATAAGGTCTTAATCCCAACCCGCCTCAACCGCACCGACTTTCAATGCACCGAAACCACAATCCGTTTTATTAAGGAGGCCGAGGCTTTCATTGGGGCACGCCAAACCAAGGTAATAATTAATATGCTCGACGATCGCTACTTGCCCTCTGGGATTTGGTCGGCCTCACACACCGGCAAATTATATGGCCTCGCCCAAAAAACCTTTAGTGATGTACTATCCCCCGTAACTATTCCCGATAGTGCCGATATTCGGACTGCCTTCGATCGGGGACTAACCCTGGTGGAATATAAACCAGACGGCGAAGCAGCCAAGCGAATCAAAGAATTAGTGAAATGTGAGGTGATCAGTGAGTGA
- the lipA gene encoding lipoyl synthase: MTTKPDWLRVKAPQWQRVGEVKETLRDLNLNTVCEEASCPNIGECFNAGTATFLIMGPACTRACPYCDIDFEKKPQALDPTEPDRLAEAVRRMGLKHVVITSVNRDDLADGGASQFDKCVNKVRQAMPHTTIELLIPDLCGNWDALAAILAAQPHVLNHNTETIPRLYRRTRPQGDYQRSLELLKRAKQIAPWVYTKSGIMVGLGETADEVLAVMQDLRSVDCDIITIGQYLQPSQKHLGVDEFVHPDQFTAWQEAGQKMGFLQVVSSPLTRSSYHAEQVQALMQLYPRQHLMPSLPN, translated from the coding sequence ATGACCACCAAACCCGACTGGCTGAGAGTAAAAGCACCGCAATGGCAGCGCGTAGGCGAAGTAAAAGAAACTCTGCGCGATCTGAACCTGAACACGGTATGCGAAGAAGCTTCCTGCCCGAATATTGGCGAGTGCTTTAATGCGGGAACGGCTACTTTTTTGATTATGGGGCCTGCTTGTACACGTGCTTGCCCCTATTGTGATATTGACTTCGAGAAAAAGCCCCAGGCACTTGACCCCACCGAGCCCGATCGCCTCGCCGAAGCAGTGCGCCGAATGGGACTGAAGCATGTGGTAATTACTTCGGTCAATCGGGATGATCTAGCCGATGGCGGTGCATCTCAGTTTGATAAATGTGTAAATAAAGTGCGGCAGGCCATGCCCCACACCACGATCGAACTACTCATCCCCGATCTCTGCGGCAATTGGGATGCGCTTGCGGCAATCCTGGCAGCTCAGCCCCATGTGCTCAACCACAATACCGAAACCATACCCAGGCTCTATCGACGCACCAGACCCCAGGGTGATTATCAGCGTAGCTTGGAACTACTAAAACGCGCCAAGCAAATTGCCCCCTGGGTCTATACCAAGTCGGGCATTATGGTGGGCTTGGGTGAAACTGCCGACGAGGTATTAGCGGTGATGCAAGATCTACGATCGGTTGATTGCGACATCATTACGATCGGCCAGTATTTACAACCCTCCCAGAAGCATCTGGGCGTAGATGAATTTGTGCATCCGGATCAGTTCACGGCCTGGCAGGAAGCTGGCCAGAAAATGGGTTTCTTGCAGGTGGTATCCAGCCCTCTAACGCGTAGTTCTTACCATGCGGAACAGGTGCAGGCATTGATGCAGCTCTATCCCAGACAACACCTGATGCCCAGCCTACCCAATTAA
- a CDS encoding methyltransferase domain-containing protein, with the protein MSLNLEQDYIFTNTTADSELVRLQLIEEIFDPATFAQLKKMGLSQGNTCLEVGAGAGSVMRWICDRVGETGQVVAVDLDPRFISGTELPNLEIRQGDICAMDLEPNRYDLIHLRYVLVHVQDYNKAIANLVQALKPGGKILIEEPDFLDQAPAAVEDASKFAVMDRMFKGVLKLHQVLQVNSAIARQMPSLLQQHGLQNVSAAAAQKLAPGGSKMARMMKMSLSHIAEKLIKAGTVSAQDVEIFLQEQDNPRTWVLYYSTIAAWGTKGALKPNAR; encoded by the coding sequence ATGAGCCTCAATCTTGAACAGGATTATATCTTTACCAATACCACCGCTGACAGTGAATTGGTGAGGTTGCAATTGATCGAAGAAATCTTTGATCCGGCTACATTTGCCCAATTGAAAAAAATGGGACTCTCCCAGGGCAACACCTGCCTAGAGGTCGGAGCCGGGGCTGGTTCAGTGATGCGCTGGATCTGCGATCGAGTGGGTGAAACTGGCCAGGTGGTGGCGGTCGATCTCGATCCCCGGTTTATTTCTGGAACAGAGTTACCAAATCTAGAAATCCGCCAGGGCGATATTTGTGCAATGGATCTTGAACCAAATAGGTATGACTTGATCCACCTGCGTTATGTGCTGGTGCATGTGCAGGACTATAACAAGGCGATCGCTAATTTGGTGCAGGCACTCAAACCCGGTGGCAAGATTTTAATCGAAGAGCCGGATTTTCTTGATCAAGCCCCCGCTGCGGTTGAAGATGCCAGCAAATTTGCAGTAATGGATCGGATGTTTAAAGGGGTGCTGAAATTGCATCAGGTGTTACAGGTTAATTCCGCGATCGCCCGCCAAATGCCCAGTTTGTTGCAACAGCATGGCTTACAGAATGTGAGTGCTGCCGCCGCCCAAAAATTAGCTCCGGGTGGCTCGAAAATGGCACGGATGATGAAGATGTCGCTATCGCATATTGCCGAGAAGTTAATCAAGGCAGGTACAGTATCTGCTCAGGATGTAGAGATTTTCTTGCAAGAACAAGATAATCCGCGTACCTGGGTGTTGTATTACTCCACGATCGCCGCTTGGGGTACTAAAGGCGCACTAAAGCCTAATGCGAGGTAA
- a CDS encoding GDP-mannose 4,6-dehydratase codes for MNRVLVTGGAGFIGSHLVDFLLAQGWQVTTIDCFDDFYDPQTKRQNIQPHLANSSYRLIEADICDLNALQTQLHGHQFDLIIHLAARAGVRPSIANPFIYQQVNVNGTQNLLEIARQMEIKKFIFGSSSSVYGVNPNLPWREDDYVLKPISPYASTKVSAELLGHVYSHLYGIQFLALRFFTVYGPRQRPDLAIHKFAKLMTAGKKIPVYGDGSSSRDYTFVGDIVQGIIGAIAYDQTSYEIINLGNNRTVSLIEMIKGLEQVFEVEANLEFMANQPGDVSHTFARVEKAKALLDYTPNTDFITGLEHFRDWLLTGAMV; via the coding sequence ATGAATAGAGTTCTAGTAACTGGTGGGGCGGGTTTTATTGGTAGTCATCTGGTGGATTTTTTGCTGGCGCAGGGTTGGCAGGTAACTACGATCGATTGTTTTGATGATTTCTACGATCCACAGACCAAGCGCCAAAATATTCAACCACATCTGGCCAATTCTAGTTATCGCTTGATCGAGGCAGATATTTGTGACCTGAATGCTCTCCAAACCCAACTGCACGGCCACCAGTTTGATCTGATTATTCACTTAGCGGCCAGAGCTGGCGTACGCCCTTCGATCGCCAATCCGTTTATCTATCAGCAGGTGAATGTCAATGGCACCCAAAACCTGTTGGAAATAGCCAGACAAATGGAGATTAAAAAATTTATTTTTGGCTCTTCTTCCAGTGTCTATGGCGTAAACCCCAATTTACCCTGGCGTGAAGATGATTATGTACTCAAGCCAATCAGCCCCTATGCCAGTACCAAGGTTAGTGCTGAACTGCTCGGCCATGTCTATAGTCACTTATATGGGATTCAGTTTCTGGCGCTGCGCTTTTTTACGGTCTATGGCCCCCGCCAACGCCCTGATCTGGCGATCCATAAGTTTGCCAAATTGATGACCGCTGGCAAAAAAATCCCCGTATATGGTGATGGTAGTTCCAGCCGTGACTATACCTTTGTGGGCGATATTGTGCAGGGCATTATTGGCGCGATCGCCTATGACCAGACCAGCTACGAAATTATTAACCTGGGTAACAATCGCACCGTGAGTTTGATCGAGATGATCAAGGGATTGGAACAGGTGTTTGAAGTGGAGGCTAATTTGGAGTTCATGGCCAATCAGCCGGGCGATGTCAGCCATACTTTTGCCAGGGTCGAGAAGGCAAAGGCGCTGTTGGACTATACACCCAATACCGACTTCATCACTGGTTTAGAGCATTTCCGTGATTGGTTGCTCACGGGTGCGATGGTTTAG
- a CDS encoding NAD-dependent epimerase/dehydratase family protein yields the protein MKKLLVTGSSGLIGSEVCTHFANLGWQVHGVDNNQRAVFFGQQGDTRWNQQRLQEDLKGFVHHELDIRDRQGILALLESLQPDAIVHCAAQPSHDRAAAIPFDDFDTNAVGTLNLLEATRQHAPTAPFAHLSTNKVYGDAPNEIPLKELETRWDYDDPAYANGIAETFRIDRSKHSLFGASKVAADVMVQEYGRYFGLNTCCLRGGCLTGPSHSGVELHGFLSYLIKCNLEGRTYKIFGYKGKQVRDNIHSHDVARFIEEFIKAPRSAEVYNLGGGKDNTCSILEAFALAAAISGKKMQYEYVNQNREGDHICYYSDLRKMKQHYPNWDITKSLQDIFAEIIAAWQDRLS from the coding sequence ATGAAAAAACTGCTCGTCACGGGATCATCGGGACTAATTGGTTCAGAAGTTTGTACTCACTTTGCTAATTTAGGCTGGCAGGTACATGGGGTTGATAATAATCAACGGGCGGTTTTCTTTGGTCAGCAGGGCGATACTCGCTGGAATCAGCAACGCCTCCAGGAAGACCTAAAGGGATTTGTGCACCATGAATTAGACATCCGCGATCGCCAGGGGATTCTGGCACTGCTGGAAAGTTTGCAACCAGACGCGATCGTGCATTGTGCTGCCCAACCCAGTCACGATCGGGCGGCGGCAATTCCCTTTGATGACTTTGATACAAATGCAGTGGGCACCTTGAACCTGTTGGAAGCCACCCGCCAACATGCACCAACGGCTCCCTTTGCCCATCTGTCTACCAATAAGGTATATGGCGATGCGCCGAACGAAATCCCACTCAAAGAATTAGAAACCCGCTGGGACTATGATGATCCTGCCTATGCCAACGGCATTGCCGAGACTTTTCGGATCGATCGATCGAAGCACTCATTGTTTGGTGCATCCAAGGTGGCAGCGGATGTGATGGTGCAGGAATATGGACGTTATTTTGGCCTGAATACCTGCTGTTTACGGGGTGGTTGCCTAACGGGACCAAGTCATTCTGGGGTTGAATTGCATGGTTTTTTGAGCTATTTAATCAAATGCAATCTGGAAGGGCGCACCTATAAAATTTTTGGCTATAAGGGTAAGCAGGTGCGCGACAACATCCACTCCCATGATGTGGCCAGGTTTATTGAAGAGTTTATTAAGGCTCCCCGCAGCGCAGAGGTATATAACCTTGGTGGTGGTAAGGATAACACCTGCTCGATCCTGGAGGCGTTTGCGTTGGCGGCGGCGATCTCTGGCAAAAAAATGCAGTATGAATATGTCAATCAAAACCGCGAAGGCGATCACATCTGCTACTACAGCGATCTGCGCAAAATGAAACAGCACTATCCTAATTGGGACATCACCAAGTCATTGCAGGATATCTTTGCGGAGATTATTGCCGCCTGGCAGGATCGATTGAGTTAA
- a CDS encoding NAD-dependent epimerase/dehydratase family protein, translating to MKILITGAAGFVGSRLAEAIAHSIENIELIGIDNLSRRGSETNLAFLSKLGCKLIHGDIRVNDDVVELPKVDWILDCAAIPSVMAGIGGGSAQLVGHNLIGTLNLLEKCRRDRCGFLMLSTSRVYAINSLLEIKLVDNGDRFTPDLSQPLPNGFSKLGVNESFSTTAPISLYGATKLASEVMALEYAATFEFPLWINRCGVIAGAGQFGKPDQGIFSFWIYQWLCQKPLKYIGFGGEGKQVRDFVCPQDLARLIQMQLNQPDRQAPKIVNVGGGNDCAMSLKELSAYCRANLGDDCAVASVPETRTFDIPYYVTDNSLVKRSWGWQPEVKMTDTLAAIANWAKANQPLIESGF from the coding sequence ATGAAAATCTTAATTACCGGTGCGGCCGGGTTCGTTGGTAGCAGATTGGCAGAGGCGATCGCCCATTCGATCGAGAATATAGAGCTAATTGGGATCGATAACCTCTCTCGGCGCGGCAGCGAAACTAATTTAGCTTTTTTAAGTAAGCTGGGCTGCAAATTAATTCACGGCGATATTCGCGTCAATGATGATGTGGTGGAATTGCCCAAAGTTGATTGGATTCTGGATTGTGCCGCTATCCCCAGCGTAATGGCAGGGATAGGTGGGGGTTCTGCGCAATTGGTGGGGCATAACCTGATTGGTACGCTTAATTTGCTAGAAAAATGTCGCCGCGATCGCTGTGGCTTTTTGATGCTCAGCACCAGTCGTGTGTATGCGATTAATTCACTGTTAGAGATTAAATTAGTTGACAATGGCGATCGATTTACGCCCGACCTCAGTCAACCACTGCCCAATGGTTTTAGTAAATTAGGCGTGAATGAAAGTTTTTCTACCACAGCGCCGATCTCACTCTATGGCGCAACCAAGCTGGCTTCTGAGGTAATGGCCTTGGAATATGCTGCCACATTTGAATTTCCGCTCTGGATCAATCGTTGCGGGGTGATCGCTGGCGCGGGGCAATTTGGCAAACCGGATCAGGGCATTTTTTCATTCTGGATCTATCAATGGTTATGCCAAAAACCGCTTAAATATATTGGTTTTGGCGGCGAGGGCAAGCAGGTACGCGATTTTGTTTGCCCCCAGGATCTAGCGCGATTGATTCAGATGCAGCTTAATCAACCCGATCGCCAGGCTCCTAAAATTGTTAATGTGGGCGGCGGTAACGATTGTGCGATGAGCTTAAAAGAGCTTTCCGCCTATTGCCGTGCTAATTTGGGTGATGATTGTGCGGTCGCCTCCGTGCCAGAGACCCGCACCTTTGACATTCCCTACTATGTTACTGACAATAGCCTGGTCAAGCGGTCATGGGGTTGGCAACCGGAAGTGAAAATGACTGACACCCTGGCGGCGATCGCCAATTGGGCTAAGGCCAACCAACCATTGATCGAATCAGGGTTTTAG
- a CDS encoding glycosyltransferase — MSKRVLVLNNYPFEQVWQEVKRGEKPDHHLYGINYFHTRGYEVELVPFTSSQFLQQVGQLYRRSRLPIPLGNFDQQWSCWQQLNQADLIYCPCQTQTHLLNYLRAIGLIKIPIVCIAHHPLNYGKLAKLRQPFFELLVKGTDAFPSLSSVVAAEINQLAHSDRKSGYLSWGPDANYYQASDPASDRVGEGVIAAGRTGRDFQTFGQAASQTNAKAQIICLESGYNDTLQGFSQNVSVMALPDHNYMKYPQLLQLYAQARILAIPVVVTQSIAGLTSLMDALGMGKPVIMTKHPLIDLDIEALGVGKWVAPGDVEGWRSAIQFFEDDPDAALEMGHRARQLVEQGFNSEVFSQQVMDIFDRLFASAT; from the coding sequence ATGTCCAAACGTGTTCTGGTTCTCAATAACTATCCCTTTGAGCAGGTTTGGCAAGAGGTAAAGCGGGGCGAAAAACCCGATCATCACCTCTATGGCATTAATTATTTTCACACCAGAGGCTATGAGGTTGAGCTAGTCCCTTTTACTAGTTCGCAATTTTTGCAACAGGTAGGGCAGCTCTATCGCCGTAGTCGCTTGCCAATTCCCTTGGGTAATTTCGATCAACAATGGTCTTGCTGGCAACAGCTCAATCAGGCTGATTTAATCTATTGCCCCTGCCAGACTCAAACCCATTTGCTTAATTACCTGCGGGCGATCGGCCTGATCAAAATCCCGATCGTTTGTATTGCCCACCATCCCCTTAATTACGGCAAGCTGGCCAAACTACGCCAACCTTTTTTTGAATTGTTGGTCAAAGGTACAGATGCTTTTCCTAGTCTCAGTTCGGTGGTGGCAGCAGAGATCAATCAACTCGCCCATAGCGATCGCAAGTCTGGTTATCTGTCCTGGGGGCCTGATGCCAATTATTATCAAGCTAGCGATCCGGCTAGCGATCGAGTCGGTGAGGGGGTGATCGCGGCGGGACGTACTGGCCGAGATTTTCAAACCTTTGGTCAAGCCGCTTCGCAAACCAATGCCAAAGCGCAGATTATTTGCTTAGAAAGTGGCTATAACGACACCTTGCAGGGGTTTAGCCAGAATGTATCAGTGATGGCACTGCCAGATCATAATTACATGAAATACCCGCAGTTATTACAACTCTATGCTCAGGCGCGGATATTGGCGATTCCGGTGGTAGTGACCCAGAGCATTGCTGGTTTAACTAGTTTGATGGATGCGCTGGGGATGGGCAAGCCGGTGATTATGACCAAGCACCCATTAATCGATCTTGATATCGAAGCGCTGGGGGTGGGTAAATGGGTTGCGCCTGGAGATGTGGAGGGATGGCGATCGGCGATTCAGTTTTTTGAGGATGATCCAGATGCTGCCCTGGAAATGGGGCACAGGGCAAGGCAACTGGTGGAGCAGGGATTTAATTCTGAGGTGTTTAGTCAGCAGGTGATGGATATTTTCGATCGCTTGTTTGCATCAGCTACCTGA
- the lepB gene encoding signal peptidase I, protein MSSPDLPDQEPTIAPDPESRSQTDITADEPNTQRVSLFQKFEGVKIIVIALVLAFLLRSFVLEPRFIPSGSMEPTLQVNDRVIVEKVSYWLGQPQRGDIIVFYPPRSPYIQDNTKAYIKRIIGLPGDRISIHNNQVFVNDVALDEASYIAEPVDYVWPPEQAKLQELLAAGKLGNQVVLADLNVYVTVPEDSFWVMGDNRNYSNDSHVWGFLPKQNIIGHASFRFWPLGDRFGLINNPDYPELS, encoded by the coding sequence ATGTCTTCTCCTGATTTACCTGACCAAGAGCCAACGATCGCCCCAGATCCTGAATCTAGATCTCAAACAGATATTACTGCCGACGAGCCCAACACTCAACGCGTGAGCCTGTTTCAAAAGTTTGAGGGTGTGAAAATTATTGTGATCGCCCTGGTGCTGGCTTTTTTGCTGCGTAGTTTTGTGCTGGAACCCAGGTTCATTCCCTCTGGTTCGATGGAGCCAACTTTGCAGGTCAACGATCGCGTAATTGTCGAAAAAGTCTCTTACTGGTTGGGGCAACCGCAGCGCGGCGATATTATTGTGTTTTATCCACCCCGATCGCCCTATATCCAGGACAATACCAAAGCCTATATCAAACGAATTATTGGTTTACCAGGCGATCGAATTAGTATTCATAATAATCAGGTCTTTGTAAATGATGTGGCGCTGGATGAAGCGTCGTATATTGCGGAGCCTGTAGATTATGTCTGGCCACCCGAACAGGCCAAACTGCAGGAACTACTCGCGGCCGGGAAATTGGGCAATCAGGTGGTGCTAGCCGATCTCAATGTTTATGTAACAGTGCCCGAAGATAGTTTCTGGGTGATGGGTGACAATCGCAACTACAGTAATGATTCCCATGTGTGGGGCTTTTTGCCGAAACAAAATATTATTGGCCATGCCAGCTTTCGGTTCTGGCCGCTTGGCGATCGGTTTGGTTTGATTAATAATCCCGATTATCCAGAGTTGTCTTAA
- a CDS encoding ferredoxin-thioredoxin reductase variable chain — protein MKIGDRVKINKSLKVYTHPEHRGKAFDIEGMEGEIVNIITDWNGRPISPNYPIQVQLGKKFKVHLSEAELELV, from the coding sequence ATGAAAATTGGCGATCGTGTAAAAATAAATAAATCCCTCAAGGTATATACCCATCCAGAGCATCGTGGCAAAGCTTTTGATATCGAGGGCATGGAAGGTGAAATAGTCAACATTATTACCGATTGGAATGGCCGACCAATCAGCCCCAACTACCCGATCCAGGTGCAATTGGGCAAGAAGTTCAAAGTGCATTTGAGTGAGGCAGAGTTGGAATTAGTTTAA
- the rsfS gene encoding ribosome silencing factor: protein MTAESTKILELAQKFTPHIDHTAFQEDDSYRMALSAAAAADDRKGEDILILAVGEVSVLASYFLIITGYSRAQVRAIAESIKADLQDQYGVQPIRSSGQSEATWIVQDYGDLIIHVMQPTEREFYDLEAFWGHVPRFALSKSA, encoded by the coding sequence ATGACAGCAGAATCAACCAAAATCCTTGAGCTGGCTCAAAAATTTACTCCCCATATCGATCACACCGCATTTCAAGAAGATGATTCCTATCGGATGGCGCTGAGCGCTGCCGCTGCCGCCGACGATCGTAAGGGTGAAGATATTTTGATTCTGGCCGTGGGTGAAGTCTCGGTGCTGGCGAGCTATTTTTTAATCATTACTGGCTATTCCAGGGCTCAAGTAAGGGCGATCGCTGAATCGATCAAGGCTGATTTACAGGATCAATATGGCGTGCAGCCGATTCGCTCTAGTGGTCAAAGTGAAGCAACCTGGATTGTGCAGGACTACGGCGATCTGATTATTCATGTGATGCAACCGACAGAAAGGGAATTTTATGACCTGGAGGCATTCTGGGGGCATGTGCCTCGGTTTGCCCTGTCAAAAAGTGCTTAG
- a CDS encoding MFS transporter: MTHLFDPPSASPKDDQNQQNNDSTQSLVDQTTGSVLKNPNFLALWGGQVFSQIADKIYLILVIGIISSRFQQQGETISGWGSSVMVAFTIPAILFGSIAGVYVDRWSKKLTLVLSNLLRGALVFAIPLVLWVTSDLPTVGNSRPDFLGLLVITFIVSTLTQFFTPAEQASITLVVEKPKLLAANSIYATTIMAALILGFAVGEPLLTLADYLCQQINFLSIGKEVLVGGSYTIAGLILLWLQTGEKAEDLASHESHLWADIKDGLRYLNTKNAAKAALLQLVFSFSIIAALTVLAIRIAEVIPEIRSDQFGFLLAVASIGMAIGAAIVSNFGQKTPRHLLALIGSIGMGSFLAGLALFTAQLVPALTMIGCLGIFAGMCVIPMQTVIQEETSEAMRGKVFGLQNNAVNIALSLPLALVGLAESYFGLETVIISLSLISLISGVWIWQVARKAIV; this comes from the coding sequence ATGACCCATCTCTTTGATCCACCCAGTGCTAGCCCGAAAGATGACCAGAATCAGCAAAACAACGACTCCACTCAGTCTTTAGTAGATCAAACTACTGGTTCAGTCCTCAAGAATCCTAATTTTTTAGCCCTCTGGGGTGGACAAGTTTTTTCGCAAATTGCCGACAAAATCTATTTAATTCTGGTGATTGGGATTATTTCCAGCCGATTTCAACAACAGGGTGAAACAATTAGCGGCTGGGGTTCATCGGTGATGGTGGCGTTTACCATCCCTGCCATTCTATTTGGCTCGATCGCTGGGGTTTATGTCGATCGCTGGTCGAAGAAATTAACCCTGGTGCTTTCAAATTTATTACGTGGCGCACTGGTATTTGCAATCCCATTAGTGTTGTGGGTTACCAGTGATTTACCAACCGTGGGAAATTCCCGGCCGGACTTTTTGGGTCTGTTGGTGATCACGTTTATTGTCTCGACCCTGACTCAGTTTTTTACCCCGGCAGAACAAGCCTCGATCACCCTGGTGGTGGAAAAGCCCAAGCTATTAGCGGCTAATTCAATTTACGCTACTACGATTATGGCGGCGCTGATTTTGGGATTTGCAGTGGGTGAACCGTTGCTAACCCTGGCTGATTATCTGTGCCAGCAGATCAATTTCCTATCGATCGGTAAGGAGGTGCTAGTGGGCGGCAGCTATACGATCGCGGGCTTGATTTTGCTCTGGCTCCAAACCGGTGAAAAAGCCGAAGATCTAGCCTCCCATGAATCCCATCTGTGGGCTGATATCAAAGATGGTTTGCGGTATCTCAATACTAAAAATGCGGCCAAAGCGGCTTTATTGCAACTGGTATTCAGTTTCTCGATTATTGCTGCGTTGACTGTGTTGGCGATCCGGATCGCGGAAGTAATCCCAGAAATTAGATCCGATCAGTTTGGCTTTTTGCTGGCGGTTGCGAGCATTGGCATGGCGATCGGCGCAGCGATCGTAAGTAACTTTGGCCAAAAGACACCGCGCCATTTGCTGGCTTTGATTGGCTCGATTGGTATGGGTTCGTTCCTGGCTGGTCTGGCTCTGTTCACGGCTCAGCTAGTACCCGCTTTGACCATGATCGGCTGTCTGGGCATATTTGCCGGTATGTGCGTGATTCCAATGCAGACGGTGATCCAGGAAGAAACCTCCGAGGCGATGCGGGGCAAGGTGTTTGGCTTGCAAAATAATGCCGTGAATATTGCCCTGAGCCTGCCACTGGCGCTGGTGGGGTTGGCGGAATCCTATTTTGGCCTGGAAACCGTGATTATTTCCCTTAGTTTAATTTCTTTGATTAGTGGGGTTTGGATTTGGCAAGTGGCACGCAAGGCGATCGTCTAG
- the recO gene encoding DNA repair protein RecO has protein sequence MGRTYKATGINLKGMALGENDKLLTILTREHGLVRAVAAGARKHRSSLAGRSGLFVVNNLAIAAGRSLDRITQADTVHSFVGLSQNLAKLTAAQYLIELTLIQALAAQPQEELFLVIVEHLLRLNNAAPDLQTVMALLSHGIYHLLAVAGLAPQVYRCCISKVMIQPQPHVSKSNDRATAINNAHNNQNNRPNLVPLGYETDATDGEYRSRRLNQSAQLERLEQKFGFSIANGGVVSLDRLASLSSPNLGAEQDISNTNRSPSVHDFKNYSNTTDTIRNVKNPIDLNKQKKVSHQLTNPELTALQLLPQAELSASSSSLDTSVWLSIERLLRAYTKYHFDKPIQSADLIDSCFNSL, from the coding sequence ATGGGGCGAACTTACAAGGCGACCGGAATTAATCTTAAGGGCATGGCGCTGGGGGAAAACGATAAACTACTCACGATTTTAACCAGGGAACATGGCTTGGTGCGAGCAGTGGCCGCAGGAGCCAGAAAACATCGCTCTAGTTTGGCTGGCCGATCGGGATTGTTTGTGGTAAATAATCTGGCGATCGCGGCTGGGCGAAGTCTCGATCGCATTACCCAGGCCGATACGGTGCATTCGTTTGTGGGACTGAGTCAAAACCTGGCCAAGTTAACCGCTGCTCAATATTTAATTGAATTAACCCTGATTCAAGCCCTGGCTGCCCAACCACAGGAAGAATTATTTTTGGTGATTGTGGAGCATCTGTTGCGCTTGAATAATGCTGCCCCAGATTTGCAAACCGTGATGGCGTTACTAAGTCATGGCATCTATCATTTGTTGGCCGTAGCTGGGCTTGCACCGCAGGTATATCGCTGTTGTATTAGCAAGGTAATGATCCAACCGCAACCGCATGTAAGTAAAAGCAACGATCGCGCCACTGCGATTAATAATGCTCACAACAATCAAAATAATCGCCCTAATTTAGTTCCTCTGGGGTATGAAACTGATGCCACTGATGGGGAATATAGATCTAGGCGATTGAATCAATCGGCGCAATTAGAACGATTAGAGCAAAAATTTGGCTTTAGTATCGCCAATGGTGGCGTGGTTAGCTTAGATCGGTTAGCATCGCTTAGTTCCCCAAATTTAGGGGCTGAGCAGGACATAAGTAACACAAATCGATCGCCATCTGTTCATGATTTCAAGAATTATTCAAATACTACCGATACGATTAGGAATGTTAAAAACCCGATCGACCTGAATAAACAAAAAAAAGTGAGCCATCAACTGACTAATCCTGAGCTGACCGCACTCCAGCTTCTGCCCCAGGCGGAACTAAGTGCTTCAAGTTCTAGTTTAGATACCTCAGTTTGGTTATCGATCGAACGGCTCCTACGTGCCTACACCAAGTATCATTTTGATAAGCCCATCCAATCAGCCGACTTGATTGACAGTTGTTTTAATTCCCTATGA